A genome region from candidate division KSB1 bacterium includes the following:
- a CDS encoding CPBP family intramembrane glutamic endopeptidase has translation MFVKRWQKSQGRINIRIIAAAGWLTLVLYGLLTDQVSVMQSLWLLLYTATPLLLLFIRPKDKQSLLWHDMVILAVLWVSLEFGGIGMVNLPPVHAFVSLSMLFGLLLLLYIYQVRLNFPLGYEYRLEQREWTVALFHFMILFVLLTVVGGQIGFVSMAKRLPGFHQVIVKLISIGFFIAIPQEILFRGVLYTLIEKKLQNRRYNVLWALVISSVIYGLAHINDVYAPVAQVSLGGAEFPVPWAMMLLATLSGVFYGWVYIRTRKITASALTHFLINASWFLFFS, from the coding sequence AGAAATCGCAGGGCCGCATTAATATCCGGATCATTGCTGCAGCGGGATGGCTGACCCTGGTGCTGTATGGTCTGCTGACCGATCAGGTCTCTGTGATGCAGTCTCTTTGGCTGTTGCTGTACACTGCTACGCCTCTGCTTTTGCTGTTTATTCGGCCCAAAGATAAACAGTCTTTATTATGGCACGATATGGTAATACTCGCCGTTCTCTGGGTTTCGCTGGAATTCGGGGGGATCGGTATGGTTAACTTGCCGCCGGTACATGCCTTTGTGTCATTGTCCATGCTGTTCGGATTGCTACTGTTGCTATATATTTATCAGGTCCGGCTCAATTTTCCACTCGGCTACGAGTACCGGCTCGAACAGCGGGAATGGACTGTGGCGCTGTTTCATTTTATGATTTTGTTTGTGCTCCTGACGGTTGTCGGCGGTCAGATCGGTTTTGTCAGCATGGCCAAACGGCTTCCCGGATTTCATCAGGTGATTGTCAAGCTGATTTCTATTGGATTTTTTATTGCGATTCCCCAGGAGATTTTGTTCCGCGGGGTGCTGTATACATTGATAGAAAAGAAACTGCAGAATCGGCGCTATAATGTGTTGTGGGCGCTTGTCATATCATCCGTGATTTACGGATTGGCGCATATCAATGATGTGTACGCGCCGGTGGCACAGGTTTCGCTCGGCGGTGCCGAGTTCCCGGTGCCGTGGGCTATGATGCTGTTGGCGACGCTCTCCGGTGTGTTCTACGGCTGGGTCTATATTCGAACCCGTAAAATCACGGCTTCGGCCCTGACGCATTTTTTGATCAATGCGTCCTGGTTTTTATTTTTCAGTTAA